A genomic segment from Alistipes senegalensis JC50 encodes:
- a CDS encoding alpha-galactosidase, which produces MMKRLLTILSAALTAGAVSAAAPQQLIDIRTDDVSIVLAARPDGEVHFRHFGSRIDDPSPLADYKSSRRADHGTDDLACPAMGGRNFREPALRITHADGDMNTDLRYVSHSSRQLADPNVTETVVKMTDCCQALDVELVFTAYARENVITTHTVIRNREEGPVTLHSFYSSAVTLKSDKYLLTHLYGAWAREAQVDHTLLTHGSKSIESMREVRTTHTENPAFMLTLGSGSFSENCGEVIAGALAWSGNFRLNFEVDEYDVLTVLAGANPNGSEYRLRPGESFTTPEMIYTHSLRGAGGASRNLHDWGRNYGVYHAERVVPTLLNSWEGAYFDFDAKVLKQMIDDAASMGLEMFVLDDGWFGNKYPRNAANAGLGDWQVNRKKLPAGIDDIASYAHRKGLKFGIWIEPEMVNPKSELAERHPDWIVRPPKREAPETRRQWLLDLSNPAVQDFVFETFDNTMKLSDKIDYIKWDANRNANNVGSAYLPADEQSHFWIDYAQGFYKVMERIRAKYPDVLIQACASGGGRVEYGALRYFDEFWTSDNTEALSRARIQYGTSLFYPAVAMGSHVSAVPNHQTGNVTPIKFRFDMACAGRLGMELQPKQMTDAEKEFARRAIASYKEYRDIVMQGDLYRIGTPYDENGCYGVLYVAKDKRQAVLFAYSLRYQGRSLIPKFRLDGLDPKTGYTVRELNVDKPRFWFDGKTLSGELLMNAGINPHLSKIYDSAVFILKAK; this is translated from the coding sequence ATGATGAAACGACTGCTAACCATCCTCTCCGCCGCGCTGACCGCAGGCGCGGTGTCCGCCGCTGCCCCGCAGCAGCTCATCGACATCCGCACCGACGACGTATCGATCGTGCTCGCCGCCCGTCCGGACGGAGAGGTTCATTTCCGCCACTTCGGAAGCCGCATCGACGACCCCTCTCCGCTGGCCGACTACAAGAGCTCCCGCCGTGCCGACCACGGAACCGACGACCTGGCCTGCCCCGCGATGGGCGGGCGGAATTTCCGCGAACCGGCCCTGCGCATCACCCACGCCGACGGGGATATGAACACCGATTTGCGCTACGTGTCGCACTCGTCACGGCAGCTGGCCGATCCCAACGTCACCGAGACGGTCGTGAAGATGACCGACTGCTGTCAGGCGCTGGATGTCGAACTGGTCTTCACGGCCTACGCCCGGGAGAACGTCATCACCACGCACACGGTGATCCGCAACCGCGAGGAGGGTCCCGTCACGCTCCACAGCTTCTATTCCTCGGCCGTGACGCTGAAATCCGACAAATACCTGCTGACGCACCTCTACGGCGCCTGGGCGCGCGAAGCGCAGGTCGATCACACGCTGCTGACCCACGGGTCGAAAAGCATCGAGTCGATGCGCGAGGTGCGCACCACCCACACCGAAAATCCCGCCTTCATGCTCACGCTGGGCAGCGGATCGTTCAGCGAGAACTGCGGCGAGGTCATCGCCGGGGCGCTGGCGTGGAGCGGGAATTTCCGGCTCAACTTCGAGGTGGACGAATACGACGTGCTGACCGTGCTGGCCGGGGCCAACCCCAACGGCTCGGAATACCGGCTGCGCCCGGGCGAATCGTTCACCACGCCGGAGATGATCTACACCCACTCGCTGCGCGGCGCAGGAGGCGCCTCGCGCAACCTCCACGACTGGGGGCGCAACTACGGCGTCTACCACGCCGAACGGGTGGTCCCGACGCTGCTCAACAGCTGGGAAGGGGCCTATTTCGACTTCGACGCCAAGGTGCTGAAACAGATGATCGACGACGCGGCCTCGATGGGGCTCGAAATGTTCGTGCTCGACGACGGATGGTTCGGCAACAAATATCCGCGCAACGCCGCCAACGCCGGACTGGGCGACTGGCAGGTCAACCGGAAGAAACTCCCGGCAGGCATCGACGACATCGCCTCGTACGCACACCGCAAGGGGCTGAAATTCGGCATCTGGATCGAACCCGAAATGGTCAACCCCAAGAGCGAACTGGCCGAGAGGCATCCCGACTGGATCGTGCGCCCGCCGAAGCGCGAAGCGCCCGAAACCCGCAGACAATGGCTGCTGGACCTCTCGAACCCCGCCGTGCAGGACTTCGTCTTCGAGACGTTCGACAACACGATGAAGCTCTCGGACAAGATCGACTACATCAAGTGGGACGCCAACCGCAACGCCAACAACGTGGGTTCGGCCTACCTCCCCGCCGACGAACAGTCGCACTTCTGGATCGACTACGCGCAGGGATTCTATAAGGTGATGGAGCGCATCCGCGCCAAGTATCCCGACGTGCTGATCCAAGCCTGCGCTTCGGGCGGCGGCCGCGTGGAGTACGGGGCGCTGCGGTATTTCGACGAGTTCTGGACCAGCGACAACACCGAAGCGTTGTCGAGGGCCCGCATCCAGTACGGCACGAGCCTCTTCTATCCGGCCGTGGCGATGGGTTCGCACGTCTCGGCCGTGCCCAACCACCAGACGGGCAACGTCACGCCGATCAAGTTCCGCTTCGACATGGCCTGCGCCGGACGCCTCGGCATGGAGCTCCAGCCCAAGCAGATGACCGACGCCGAGAAGGAGTTCGCGCGCCGCGCCATCGCCAGCTACAAGGAGTACCGCGACATCGTGATGCAAGGCGACCTCTACCGCATCGGCACGCCCTACGACGAGAACGGATGCTACGGCGTGCTGTACGTCGCCAAGGACAAGCGGCAGGCCGTGCTGTTCGCTTACAGCCTGCGTTACCAGGGGCGTTCGCTGATCCCGAAATTCCGCCTCGACGGACTCGACCCCAAGACGGGATACACCGTGCGGGAGCTGAACGTCGATAAACCCCGCTTCTGGTTCGACGGAAAGACCCTCAGCGGAGAACTGCTCATGAACGCCGGCATCAATCCCCATCTGTCGAAGATATACGACAGCGCAGTATTCATCCTGAAAGCCAAGTGA
- a CDS encoding DUF6377 domain-containing protein, whose translation MKLRKPIFLLRSLLLSGMAVLTACGRNDTATLEGELDYMIRNKRLFDEKKEERIDGFRRMLCMTRLTPEQEYAINDSLSEVFYKYRLDSAIRYGERNLELARRLGDRERCASAAIRLARFYSSRGACIEARQLLDSIRRELPPGFLELYYRTYIFFYDCYGVFSGSSRPTNNRAVYRDSLRRHLGIPANTSETREQAEQRLLNQLTQIPPGTPDYAMIANSLGSHYRANGDDWLAKKYYTLSAIADIQNATKENDAILSLAKVYFDHKDYSRAYKYTQSALEDALCSNMQFRIVRMTELASIIIASHQDKEAKTKVKLQHYLILISVLSAVLILLFVFVYKQVRKLSRVRKELSGTNAELARLNIELNEINEQLSDANAVKVQYIARFFDLCSMYIDKMDNYRKSLKKLAQERQPDELYRRLKSTSMLENEQEELFRNFDEIFLNLYPTFIEEFNELLVESERITPKSGDLLNKELRIYALIRLGITDSVRIASFLRCSLSTVYNYRTRMRNRAAASREDFEKKVMKIGGIHRNDA comes from the coding sequence ATGAAACTGCGGAAGCCCATATTCCTGCTCCGAAGCCTGCTGTTGTCCGGCATGGCCGTGCTGACCGCCTGCGGCCGGAACGACACCGCCACGCTCGAAGGAGAATTGGACTATATGATCAGGAACAAGCGGCTTTTCGACGAAAAGAAGGAGGAGCGCATCGACGGATTCCGGCGGATGCTGTGTATGACCAGACTGACCCCAGAGCAGGAGTACGCGATCAACGACAGTCTCAGCGAAGTTTTCTACAAATACCGGCTCGACTCCGCCATCCGCTACGGAGAACGCAATCTGGAACTCGCCCGCCGGCTCGGCGACCGGGAGCGCTGCGCCTCCGCCGCAATCCGGCTCGCGCGATTCTACTCCTCCCGCGGCGCCTGCATCGAGGCCCGGCAGCTGCTCGACTCGATCCGCAGGGAGCTGCCTCCCGGCTTTCTCGAACTCTATTACCGGACCTACATCTTCTTCTACGACTGCTACGGGGTCTTCTCCGGCTCCAGCCGGCCGACGAACAACCGGGCGGTTTACCGGGATTCGCTCCGGCGGCATCTCGGAATCCCGGCCAATACGTCCGAAACCAGGGAGCAGGCCGAACAACGGCTGCTGAACCAACTCACGCAGATACCGCCCGGAACCCCCGATTATGCCATGATCGCCAACTCCCTGGGCAGCCACTACCGGGCGAACGGCGACGACTGGCTGGCGAAAAAATATTACACCCTCTCGGCGATCGCCGACATTCAGAACGCCACGAAGGAGAACGACGCGATACTCTCCCTGGCGAAAGTCTACTTCGATCACAAGGATTATTCGAGGGCCTACAAATACACCCAGTCGGCCCTCGAAGACGCCCTTTGCAGCAACATGCAGTTCCGGATCGTGCGGATGACGGAACTCGCCTCGATCATCATCGCCTCGCACCAGGACAAAGAGGCCAAAACCAAGGTCAAACTGCAACACTATCTGATCCTGATCAGCGTCCTTTCGGCGGTGCTCATCCTGCTGTTCGTATTCGTCTACAAGCAGGTGAGGAAGCTCTCGCGGGTGCGGAAAGAGCTCTCGGGGACCAATGCCGAACTCGCCCGGCTCAACATCGAGCTGAACGAGATCAACGAACAGCTCTCCGACGCCAACGCCGTCAAGGTGCAGTACATCGCCCGCTTCTTCGACCTCTGCTCGATGTACATCGACAAGATGGACAACTACCGCAAGTCGCTGAAAAAACTGGCGCAGGAGCGGCAGCCCGACGAACTCTACCGCCGGCTGAAATCGACCTCCATGCTCGAAAACGAGCAGGAGGAGCTTTTCCGGAATTTCGACGAAATCTTCCTGAACCTCTACCCGACCTTCATCGAGGAGTTCAACGAACTGCTGGTCGAGAGCGAGCGGATCACGCCGAAATCCGGGGATCTGCTGAACAAGGAGCTGCGCATCTACGCCCTGATCCGGTTGGGCATCACCGACAGCGTAAGGATCGCATCGTTTCTGCGCTGTTCGCTGAGCACGGTCTATAATTACCGGACCCGGATGAGAAACCGGGCCGCCGCCTCGCGGGAGGATTTCGAAAAAAAGGTCATGAAAATCGGAGGCATACACAGAAACGACGCGTGA
- a CDS encoding Gfo/Idh/MocA family protein produces MNPIRIGLIGLGRMGGFFLEELRKSEKWEVASICDISPESRARARELAPEAKVIADEQEIFDDPTIQAVGLFALADSRKSQIEKAFASGKHVIAEKPISDNVENEWKAVELAENTPLFSTVNLYLRNSWYHNTIKDFIAQGEIGELAIIRVCHMTPGLAPGEGHEFEGPAFHDCGMHYVDIARWYAGSEFKTWNAQAVRMWNYKEPWWLQCHGTFENGVVFDITQGHVYGQLAKDQTHNSYIDIIGTKGIARMTHDFKTAIVELHGVTQTHRLIQPYGGKNIDVLCKLFAESIETGRRSASLPTFRDAAKASEYAWRFLQDARKHDLPAIGELETLRQIHERRRTMKNGYGLLRKHA; encoded by the coding sequence ATGAACCCCATCAGAATCGGTTTGATCGGCCTCGGCCGAATGGGAGGATTTTTCCTCGAAGAACTCCGGAAGAGCGAAAAATGGGAGGTCGCCAGCATCTGCGACATATCGCCCGAATCGCGCGCCCGGGCCCGGGAACTCGCCCCGGAGGCGAAAGTGATCGCCGACGAACAGGAAATCTTCGACGACCCCACCATACAGGCCGTGGGACTGTTCGCCCTGGCCGACTCGCGGAAATCGCAGATCGAAAAGGCTTTCGCCAGCGGAAAACACGTCATTGCCGAAAAACCCATTTCCGACAACGTCGAAAACGAATGGAAAGCCGTGGAACTGGCCGAAAACACGCCGCTCTTCTCCACGGTCAACCTCTATCTGCGCAACTCCTGGTATCACAATACGATCAAGGATTTCATCGCCCAGGGCGAGATCGGCGAACTGGCCATCATCCGGGTCTGCCACATGACCCCGGGACTGGCCCCCGGCGAAGGGCACGAGTTCGAAGGCCCGGCATTCCACGACTGCGGCATGCACTACGTGGACATCGCGCGCTGGTATGCCGGTTCGGAGTTCAAGACCTGGAACGCCCAGGCCGTGCGGATGTGGAACTACAAGGAGCCGTGGTGGCTCCAATGCCACGGCACGTTCGAGAACGGCGTGGTGTTCGACATCACCCAGGGGCACGTCTACGGACAGCTGGCCAAGGACCAGACGCACAACTCCTACATAGACATCATCGGCACGAAGGGCATCGCCCGCATGACCCACGACTTCAAGACCGCGATCGTCGAACTCCACGGCGTGACGCAAACCCACCGGCTCATACAGCCCTACGGCGGCAAAAACATCGACGTGCTGTGCAAACTCTTCGCCGAGTCGATCGAAACGGGCCGCCGCAGCGCGTCGCTCCCCACGTTCCGCGATGCGGCGAAGGCTTCGGAATACGCCTGGCGGTTCCTGCAGGACGCCCGCAAACACGACCTGCCGGCCATCGGCGAGCTGGAGACGCTCCGGCAGATCCACGAACGCCGCCGCACGATGAAAAACGGATACGGCCTGCTCCGCAAACATGCCTGA
- a CDS encoding twin-arginine translocase TatA/TatE family subunit: protein MNNPLFFGNLGAGEIIVIALIVLLLFGGKKIPELMKGIGKGVRSFKEGMNNIEKDIENPDPDPKDKTNH from the coding sequence ATGAACAATCCACTATTTTTCGGCAACCTGGGTGCCGGCGAGATCATCGTCATCGCGCTCATCGTCCTGCTGCTTTTCGGCGGTAAAAAGATCCCCGAGCTCATGAAGGGAATCGGAAAGGGCGTCCGGAGCTTCAAGGAGGGGATGAACAATATCGAAAAGGATATCGAAAATCCCGACCCGGACCCCAAAGACAAGACCAATCACTAA
- a CDS encoding Gfo/Idh/MocA family protein yields MSNEMSRRKFLKTGAAAALGLAVVPSTVLGKKFGHTAPSDKLNILGVGIGGRGASVLKGLESQNIIGLCDVDWKYADHVFKRYPAAKKYNDYRKMYDELLKSADAVMVATADHTHAIIAADAITAGKHVYVEKPLTHTVYESRLLTKLADKHKVATQMGNQGASGEGVRKVCEWIWNGEIGEVRKVETFTDRPIWPQGLARPENDERIPKTMNWDAFIGPAPYRPYNSIYTPWNFRGWWDFGTGALGDMACHILHPVFKALKLGSPTKVQGSSTLLLNESAPMAQRVKFVFPARDNMPKVAMPEVEVHWYDGGLMPERPEGLPAGKDLNMSGGGAIFYGTKDTLICGCYGKDPYLVSGRVPEAPKVLREITESHQMDWVRACKEDPEYRTPSASDFSEAGPFNEMVVMGVLAVRLQSLNRELEWDGENMRFTNIPDDAMIKTVIKDGFHIKDGHPTFDKTWTDPVNAQQFAQELIKHTYRDGWKLPDMPR; encoded by the coding sequence ATGTCAAACGAAATGTCGAGAAGAAAGTTCCTGAAAACAGGAGCTGCCGCCGCACTCGGTCTGGCGGTCGTGCCCAGCACGGTGTTAGGTAAAAAATTCGGCCACACCGCCCCCAGCGACAAGCTCAACATCCTGGGCGTGGGTATCGGAGGCCGCGGCGCCTCGGTGCTGAAAGGGCTCGAAAGCCAGAACATCATCGGCCTGTGCGACGTGGACTGGAAATACGCCGACCACGTGTTCAAGCGCTACCCGGCAGCCAAGAAGTACAACGACTACCGCAAGATGTACGACGAACTGCTCAAATCGGCCGACGCCGTAATGGTCGCCACGGCCGACCACACGCACGCCATCATCGCCGCCGACGCCATCACGGCCGGCAAGCACGTCTACGTCGAAAAGCCGCTGACCCACACCGTCTACGAATCGCGCCTGCTGACCAAACTGGCCGACAAGCACAAGGTAGCCACCCAGATGGGCAACCAGGGAGCTTCGGGCGAGGGCGTCCGCAAGGTCTGCGAATGGATCTGGAACGGCGAGATCGGCGAGGTGCGCAAGGTGGAGACCTTCACCGACCGTCCGATCTGGCCGCAGGGACTGGCCCGTCCCGAGAACGACGAGCGCATTCCGAAGACGATGAACTGGGACGCCTTCATCGGTCCGGCCCCCTACCGGCCCTACAACTCGATCTATACGCCGTGGAACTTCCGCGGATGGTGGGACTTCGGCACCGGCGCCCTGGGCGACATGGCCTGCCACATCCTGCATCCGGTGTTCAAGGCCCTGAAGCTGGGCTCCCCGACCAAGGTTCAGGGCAGCTCGACGCTGCTTCTGAACGAATCCGCCCCCATGGCGCAGCGGGTGAAGTTCGTCTTCCCGGCCCGCGACAACATGCCGAAGGTGGCCATGCCGGAGGTCGAAGTGCACTGGTACGACGGCGGTCTGATGCCGGAGCGTCCCGAAGGGCTGCCCGCAGGCAAGGACCTGAACATGAGCGGCGGCGGCGCGATCTTCTACGGCACGAAGGATACGCTGATCTGCGGATGCTACGGCAAGGACCCCTACCTGGTTTCGGGCCGCGTGCCCGAGGCTCCGAAGGTGCTGCGCGAGATCACCGAATCGCACCAGATGGACTGGGTGCGCGCCTGCAAGGAGGACCCCGAATACCGCACGCCGAGCGCCTCGGACTTCAGCGAGGCCGGACCGTTCAACGAGATGGTCGTCATGGGCGTACTGGCCGTGCGTCTGCAAAGCCTCAACCGGGAGCTCGAATGGGACGGTGAAAACATGCGTTTCACGAACATTCCCGACGATGCCATGATCAAGACGGTCATCAAGGACGGTTTCCACATCAAGGACGGACACCCGACCTTCGACAAGACCTGGACCGATCCGGTCAACGCGCAGCAGTTCGCGCAGGAACTCATCAAACACACCTACCGCGACGGTTGGAAACTGCCCGACATGCCGCGCTGA
- a CDS encoding DUF1080 domain-containing protein, producing the protein MKKTLLFSACVALTASLVSCGGPGGKAKTAGDASAKAESETPAVPEYTVVDNAQVDLASFPQDKDGYYVIFDGKTLNGWRGYGKENVPSRWTIDDGAIKFNGSGGGEAQTGEGGDLIFAKKFKNFELEMEWKVSKGGNSGIFYLAQEVTTQKDGKTKYEPIYISCPEYQVLDNANHPDAKLGVDGNRQSASLYDMIPAVPQNQKPFGEWNKAKIMVYKGTVVHGQNDQNVVEYHLWTPQWTEMLENSKFSPKKWPLAFELLNNCGGENHEGYIGLQDHGDDVWFRNIRIKILD; encoded by the coding sequence ATGAAAAAGACTCTTTTATTCTCGGCTTGCGTGGCGCTGACCGCGTCACTCGTATCGTGCGGAGGCCCCGGCGGCAAAGCGAAGACGGCCGGCGACGCTTCGGCCAAGGCGGAAAGCGAAACGCCCGCAGTTCCCGAATACACCGTCGTGGACAACGCGCAGGTGGACCTCGCGTCGTTCCCGCAGGACAAGGACGGCTACTACGTGATCTTCGACGGCAAGACGCTCAACGGCTGGCGCGGCTACGGCAAGGAGAACGTTCCTTCGCGCTGGACGATCGACGACGGCGCCATCAAGTTCAACGGCTCGGGCGGCGGCGAAGCCCAGACGGGCGAGGGCGGCGACCTGATCTTCGCCAAGAAGTTCAAGAACTTCGAACTGGAGATGGAGTGGAAGGTTTCGAAGGGCGGCAACTCGGGCATCTTCTACCTGGCCCAGGAGGTTACAACCCAGAAGGACGGCAAGACCAAATACGAGCCGATCTACATCTCGTGCCCCGAGTACCAGGTGCTCGACAATGCGAACCACCCCGACGCCAAACTGGGCGTTGACGGCAACCGCCAGTCGGCATCGCTCTACGACATGATCCCGGCCGTTCCGCAGAACCAGAAGCCCTTCGGCGAGTGGAACAAGGCCAAGATCATGGTTTACAAAGGCACGGTCGTACACGGACAGAACGACCAGAACGTCGTGGAGTACCACCTCTGGACGCCCCAGTGGACCGAGATGCTGGAGAACAGCAAGTTCAGCCCGAAGAAGTGGCCGCTGGCGTTCGAACTGCTCAACAACTGCGGCGGCGAGAACCACGAAGGCTACATCGGTCTCCAGGACCACGGCGACGACGTTTGGTTCCGCAACATCCGCATCAAGATCCTCGACTAA
- a CDS encoding sugar phosphate isomerase/epimerase family protein, producing MKTRFLTTVCALLTLAVLLGGCSAGAEKAPKKEVGIQLYSVRSLIGAFGNNQEDYKPVLKQLADMGYTSVEAASYKDGKIYGQTPEQFRKDVEEAGMKVLSTHCTINLSDEELAAGDFSKALAWWDECIAAHKAAGAEYIVVPSMRKVSTLEELATYCRYFNEVGARCKAAGLKFGYHNHSREFEKIEDRVMLDYMIENTDPDKVLFEMDVYWAVMGKASPVDYFKKYPGRFKLLHIKDRREIGQSGMVGFDAIFANAETAGVENIIVEIEGSSYDDIVRSVRECIDYLLEAPFVEASYGK from the coding sequence GTGAAGACCCGTTTTCTGACAACGGTTTGCGCACTTCTCACCCTGGCGGTGCTCCTCGGCGGATGCTCCGCCGGGGCGGAGAAGGCGCCGAAAAAGGAGGTCGGCATCCAGCTCTACTCCGTGCGGAGCCTGATCGGAGCCTTCGGCAACAATCAGGAGGACTACAAACCCGTGCTGAAACAGCTCGCCGACATGGGCTACACCTCGGTGGAGGCGGCCAGCTACAAGGATGGCAAAATCTACGGACAGACCCCCGAACAGTTCCGCAAGGACGTGGAGGAGGCCGGCATGAAGGTGCTCTCCACGCACTGCACGATCAATCTTTCGGACGAGGAGCTGGCCGCAGGCGACTTCTCGAAGGCCCTCGCATGGTGGGATGAGTGCATCGCGGCGCACAAGGCCGCCGGTGCGGAATACATCGTCGTCCCGTCGATGCGGAAGGTCTCGACGCTCGAAGAGCTGGCGACCTACTGCCGCTATTTCAACGAAGTCGGCGCCCGCTGCAAGGCCGCCGGACTGAAATTCGGCTACCACAACCACTCGCGCGAATTCGAGAAGATCGAGGACCGGGTGATGCTCGACTACATGATCGAGAACACCGATCCCGACAAGGTGCTGTTCGAAATGGATGTCTACTGGGCCGTGATGGGAAAGGCCAGCCCGGTGGACTATTTCAAGAAGTACCCGGGGCGGTTCAAGCTGCTGCACATCAAGGACCGCCGTGAGATCGGCCAAAGCGGGATGGTGGGATTCGACGCCATCTTCGCCAACGCGGAGACCGCCGGCGTCGAGAACATCATCGTCGAGATCGAGGGATCGAGCTACGACGACATCGTCCGCAGCGTCCGCGAGTGCATCGACTACCTGCTCGAAGCGCCCTTCGTCGAAGCCTCTTACGGGAAATAA
- the tatC gene encoding twin-arginine translocase subunit TatC: MEEKQMTFWAHLEDLRWSLIRVVAVLLVFVIVCFCAMPYLFDHFVLAPTTSDFPLYRWLSQISGSNNPLLPDFSNDNYSVEIININVASQFLTHISTSFWFALVLMFPYLIFEIWRFVQPALFREERRSVGLAFIGGTFMFFLGCAVGYMLVFPFTFRFLTEYQLSTSIVNQISLTSYMGNFLMLIFVMGIVFELPLLAWLLSKMGLVTKSFFRQYRKHAVVILLVLSALITPSGDPFTLMVVFLPIYLLYELGIKFSRD, translated from the coding sequence ATGGAAGAAAAACAAATGACGTTCTGGGCGCACCTGGAAGACCTCCGCTGGAGCCTGATCCGCGTGGTGGCCGTGCTGCTCGTATTCGTGATAGTTTGTTTTTGCGCCATGCCCTATCTGTTCGACCACTTCGTGCTGGCACCGACCACCTCGGACTTTCCGCTCTACCGGTGGCTGTCGCAGATCAGCGGCTCGAACAACCCGCTGCTCCCGGATTTCAGCAACGACAACTACTCCGTGGAGATCATCAACATCAACGTCGCGTCGCAGTTCCTGACCCACATCAGCACGTCGTTCTGGTTCGCGCTGGTGCTGATGTTCCCCTACCTGATCTTCGAGATCTGGCGGTTCGTGCAGCCGGCGCTGTTCCGCGAAGAGCGCCGGAGCGTCGGACTGGCATTCATCGGAGGCACGTTCATGTTCTTCCTCGGGTGCGCCGTGGGCTACATGCTCGTGTTCCCGTTCACGTTCCGCTTCCTCACGGAGTACCAGCTGAGCACGTCGATCGTCAACCAGATCTCGCTGACCTCCTACATGGGGAATTTCCTGATGCTGATATTCGTCATGGGGATCGTCTTCGAACTGCCGCTGCTGGCGTGGCTGCTCTCGAAAATGGGGCTGGTGACCAAGTCCTTCTTCCGGCAATACCGCAAGCACGCCGTGGTCATCCTGCTGGTGCTGTCGGCGCTCATCACCCCCTCGGGCGATCCGTTCACGCTGATGGTCGTCTTCCTGCCGATCTACCTGCTCTACGAGCTCGGCATCAAATTTTCGAGGGACTGA